A region from the Dermacentor andersoni chromosome 11, qqDerAnde1_hic_scaffold, whole genome shotgun sequence genome encodes:
- the LOC126539047 gene encoding uncharacterized protein isoform X2, translating to MDRTMRKFNGFNSNRICSVPHCTNRAVNGETSLHSFPLDAAKKEEWCARLRICKPVTPAMKVCSAHFVPSDFFWGNVDPHVWAPRRKRLKRTAMPSQCLPAQMQGKKGLSRRQASPQVCHARLPSPALPCEGKCTHGKLIQVQENQDREDLERVLPDKGVTATGIATQEDEVVEVLLQLKAVHNTRKDLRKKSIQCIQKSSSAAERRSHPAKRRKKSHLEHPAGTVARKCHKRAAFAVRAASNQMPKFAARRCRHNTRAVQTYIKAPSVGVQANPPVQHSHAQTCHRLLWRVAAVT from the exons ATGGATAGAACGATGAGAAAGTTTAATGGGTTTAATAGCAATCGCATCTGCAGCGTTCCGCATTGCACGAACCGTGCCGTGAACGGAGAAACCAGCCTCCATTCGTTCCCGCTCGATGCGGCCAAGAAGGAGGAATGGTGTGCGAGACTTCGCATCTGTAAGCCGGTGACCCCGGCAATGAAAGTTTGCAGCGCGCACTTCGTCCCTAGTGACTTCTTCTGGGGCAACGTGG ACCCACACGTGTGGGCACCTCGTCGCAAGAGGCTCAAGAGGACCGCTATGCCTTCACAGTGCTTGCCTGCGCAGATGCAAGGCAAGAAAGGTTTATCAAGGCGGCAGGCATCCCCTCAAGTTTGTCATG CACGCCTACCATCACCGGCTCTACCCTGTGAAGGAAAATGCACACATGGAAAGCTTATCCAA GTGCAAGAAAATCAAGACAGAGAGGATCTGGAACGTGTCCTTCCTGATAAAGGTGTTACTGCCACTGGCATTGCAACGCAGGAGGATGAGGTCGTGGAGGTTCTTCTTCAGCTTAAAGCAGTGCATAACACAAGAAAAGACCTGCGAAAGAAAAGTATCCAG TGCATCCAGAAAAGTTCGAGTGCAGCAGAGCGACGCAGTCATCCTGCAAAAAGACGCAAGAAAAGTCATCTGGAACACCCAGCTGGCACTGTTGCACGGAAATGCCACAAGCGAGCAGCTTTTGCAGTAAGGGCAGCCTCAAACCAGATGCCCAAGTTTGCCGCCCGGAGATGCAGACACAACACAAGGGCAGTGCAGACCTATATCAAGGCTCCATCTGTCG
- the LOC126539047 gene encoding uncharacterized protein isoform X3 — MDRTMRKFNGFNSNRICSVPHCTNRAVNGETSLHSFPLDAAKKEEWCARLRICKPVTPAMKVCSAHFVPSDFFWGNVDPHVWAPRRKRLKRTAMPSQCLPAQMQGKKGLSRRQASPQVCHARLPSPALPCEGKCTHGKLIQVQENQDREDLERVLPDKGVTATGIATQEDEVVEVLLQLKAVHNTRKDLRKKSIQCIQKSSSAAERRSHPAKRRKKSHLEHPAGTVARKCHKRAAFAVRAASNQMPKFAARRCRHNTRAVQTYIKAPSVGQITSRRVCAALKNTLRMMHIAVYC; from the exons ATGGATAGAACGATGAGAAAGTTTAATGGGTTTAATAGCAATCGCATCTGCAGCGTTCCGCATTGCACGAACCGTGCCGTGAACGGAGAAACCAGCCTCCATTCGTTCCCGCTCGATGCGGCCAAGAAGGAGGAATGGTGTGCGAGACTTCGCATCTGTAAGCCGGTGACCCCGGCAATGAAAGTTTGCAGCGCGCACTTCGTCCCTAGTGACTTCTTCTGGGGCAACGTGG ACCCACACGTGTGGGCACCTCGTCGCAAGAGGCTCAAGAGGACCGCTATGCCTTCACAGTGCTTGCCTGCGCAGATGCAAGGCAAGAAAGGTTTATCAAGGCGGCAGGCATCCCCTCAAGTTTGTCATG CACGCCTACCATCACCGGCTCTACCCTGTGAAGGAAAATGCACACATGGAAAGCTTATCCAA GTGCAAGAAAATCAAGACAGAGAGGATCTGGAACGTGTCCTTCCTGATAAAGGTGTTACTGCCACTGGCATTGCAACGCAGGAGGATGAGGTCGTGGAGGTTCTTCTTCAGCTTAAAGCAGTGCATAACACAAGAAAAGACCTGCGAAAGAAAAGTATCCAG TGCATCCAGAAAAGTTCGAGTGCAGCAGAGCGACGCAGTCATCCTGCAAAAAGACGCAAGAAAAGTCATCTGGAACACCCAGCTGGCACTGTTGCACGGAAATGCCACAAGCGAGCAGCTTTTGCAGTAAGGGCAGCCTCAAACCAGATGCCCAAGTTTGCCGCCCGGAGATGCAGACACAACACAAGGGCAGTGCAGACCTATATCAAGGCTCCATCTGTCG